Proteins encoded within one genomic window of Naumovozyma dairenensis CBS 421 chromosome 6, complete genome:
- the NDAI0F01240 gene encoding uncharacterized protein (similar to Saccharomyces cerevisiae YPL247C; ancestral locus Anc_6.276) produces MDTFHPSKRGSISVGGFQKLAHHQATNNKFQSAATPFKNGNIVEHGPYDMHPVSEDPTATVATINNKASNNTNNIRSPLYSPLDYSRPMLSPIYSQAQQARNYTALNANNTSTTVCEYDSHYPLFGLDWSVDDFVALSSYKEDSRNKIQIIHSNDNLLTWDKITECNVTYSISKMQWLPSHPKPRKLATSSESLRIWTLNDENNTLNETINLSLCKYKKQHHMNIKAVATNSGNPLSDAVPNDILGEFPPITSFHWNPIDTNLLISSSIDTTCIIWDLESSNYVKTQLIAHDSEVFDVRFLTQSTQLFASCGGDGSVRVFDLRSLAHSTIIYEPPAQMDPSSSAAASNALLRLEPSPHDPNIVATFAADSNKIIILDMRNPETPVLTLQGHSSSLNQIKWHPTERNILLSCADDCQVLYWDLNSSLTNNINSTSTSNSTLSSSDNQNIIINPLILDTPNLCYTNNKNQEVNNIIWRPTQQQRYALNPNTAISYRNGNVNPGNGNNSDDWFGFVSGKSFQNVRLS; encoded by the coding sequence ATGGATACTTTCCATCCTTCTAAACGTGGATCCATTTCCGTTGGAGGATTTCAGAAATTAGCACATCATCAAGCaacaaacaataaattTCAATCAGCTGCTACTCCATTTAAAAATGGGAATATAGTAGAACACGGTCCGTATGATATGCACCCTGTCAGCGAAGATCCTACAGCAACTGTGGCaactattaataataaagctagtaataataccaataatataCGATCTCCTCTATATTCTCCCTTGGACTACTCTCGTCCAATGTTATCTCCAATTTATTCTCAAGCACAGCAGGCAAGAAATTATACTGCATTGAATGCAAACAATACCAGCACAACCGTATGTGAATATGATTCTCATTATCCACTATTTGGATTAGATTGGAGCGTTGATGATTTTGTAGCACTAAGTTCCTACAAAGAAGATAGTAGAAATaagattcaaattattcattctaacgataatttattaacatgGGACAAAATAACGGAATGTAACGTCACTTATTCAATTAGTAAAATGCAATGGTTACCGTCTCATCCCAAACCAAGAAAATTAGCTACAAGTTCAGAATCATTAAGAATTTGGActttaaatgatgaaaataatacactgaatgaaacaattaatttatcacTTTGTAAATATAAGAAACAACATCATATGAATATAAAGGCAGTCGCAACGAATAGTGGCAATCCACTATCGGATGCAGTACCGAATGATATCCTTGGCGAATTCCCTCCGATAACTTCATTCCATTGGAATCCAATAGATACAAACTTATTAATATCAAGTTCCATAGATACTACATGTATCATTTGGGATTTAGAAAGTTCTAATTATGTAAAGACACAATTAATCGCACATGATAGTGAAGTCTTTGATGTTAGATTCTTGACTCAATCTACTCAATTATTTGCAAGTTGTGGTGGAGACGGATCTGTTAGGGTCTTTGATTTAAGAAGTCTAGCACATTCGACAATCATTTATGAACCACCTGCACAAATGGatccatcatcatcagcagCAGCATCAAACGCACTATTAAGATTAGAACCTTCTCCTCATGATCCAAATATCGTCGCCACATTTGCCGCtgattcaaataaaatcatcataTTAGATATGAGAAACCCTGAAACTCCAGTATTGACATTACAAGGtcattcatcatcattgaatcaaattaaatGGCATCCAACTGAAcgtaatatattattatcatgtGCGGATGATTGTCAAGTGTTGTATTGGGATTTGAATAGTTCATTAACGAATAATATTAACTCAACTTCTACATCTAATTCTACCCTTTCGAGCTCGGataatcaaaatatcattataaatCCATTAATATTAGATACTCCAAATCTATGttatactaataataagaatcaAGAAGtcaacaatatcatttgGAGACCTactcaacaacaaagatATGCTTTGAATCCAAATACTGCAATATCATATAGGAATGGAAATGTGAATCCTGGAAATGGTAACAATAGTGATGATTGGTTTGGTTTCGTTAGTGGGAAGAGTTTCCAAAACGTAAGACTctcttga
- the RBD2 gene encoding putative rhomboid protease RBD2 (similar to Saccharomyces cerevisiae RBD2 (YPL246C); ancestral locus Anc_6.274) yields the protein MNLKKLLTINPEYPPAALTTGLTVFLAIIYTLSWFPRTNLNESWSLNTDSLFHLKTFSKLSTYPLIHLSLLHLLCNVFAIFVPLTIFETNHGTIYTGVILNLLAIFTGVFYCFAGTILYPNVSIAGASGWCFTFWGYFALQESRIRPRYENFAHISGLNIPTVAVPIVMLFVIAFLVPGSSFPGHALGLMFGYLMGWKENWVAMIVPPSWIIVKIEKVVDKLIALIPFGLTYYKEENMDRSREYNSVWTSENSLLPLTNEVRVVNTPAQGGRVLGTL from the coding sequence ATGaacttgaagaaattactCACTATCAATCCGGAATATCCTCCCGCGGCATTGACTACAGGTCTCACAGTCTTCTTAGCAATAATCTACACCCTATCATGGTTCCCTCGAACAAATTTAAACGAAAGCTGGTCATTAAATACAGATTCTCTTTTCCATCTCAAAACATTCTCCAAATTATCCACATATCCATTGATTCATCTATCCTTGTTACACCTTCTTTGTAATGTTTTCGCCATCTTCGTCCCGTTGACCATTTTCGAAACGAACCATGGGACCATATACACAGGAGTTATACTAAACCTGCTTGCTATATTCACCGGTgtattttattgttttgCTGGTACAATATTGTATCCAAACGTTAGCATTGCAGGAGCAAGTGGATGGTGTTTCACGTTCTGGGGTTATTTTGCCCTCCAAGAGAGTAGAATTAGACCACGTTATGAGAATTTCGCGCATATTAGTGGTCTTAATATTCCTACTGTTGCGGTTCCCATCGTTATGCTGTTTGTTATTGCATTCTTGGTTCCTGGATCTAGTTTTCCTGGTCATGCGCTTGGCTTAATGTTTGGTTATTTAATGGGGTGGAAAGAGAACTGGGTAGCTATGATTGTTCCACCAAGTTGGATCATCGTTAAGATTGAGAAGGTTGTTGATAAATTGATTGCCTTAATTCCATTTGGACTTACATAttataaagaagaaaatatggaTAGATCTCGTGAATATAATTCTGTTTGGACTTCTGAAAATTCGTTATTACCGTTGACAAATGAAGTAAGAGTTGTTAACACACCAGCTCAAGGTGGAAGAGTACTAGGCACTTTATAG
- the NDAI0F01250 gene encoding uncharacterized protein: protein MSFVLLLFLKDQIYKSNSISSKSNFCNQEQLSSSNLSPLIWNIKESTTILHIISNSANNRKFNMQNKFLLAILLASQSMATDIARPFQKRDVVNECSQNCTTQFTTECTTDYHIETFLSTWTGCKKDKDEPQCTVQGGTTICRPCSTLPMTSYETVRATATRCTANAISVSCSDICPSSSSEVPPPPSSSEVPPPPSSSEVPPPPSSSEVPPPPSSSEVPPPPSSSAVPPPSSSSEVPPPPSSSEVPPPPSSSEVPPPPSSSEVPPPPSSSEVPPPPPSSSVIPPPPSSSEVPPPPSSSVIPPPPPPSVTPPAPITKTTATVITTTETTTVCEPDKPCTPIVTTRTLTNIETLTVTDTECTTNPPYTTTVVTESSTKTKIISECITTECIDDHCDHQTTYVTTITSVVPPPPQVETQECETITYITTEDNEIKTITTTSTKDVQTQDCVTTTYLSTEGDKVVTIVTTVPTKPTKGTEAASPVKPTKGTEAVSPAKPTKDTDTTVIEQEKPHSSSVTSASEPSHTVSEYEGSAHIKSVPFLVTLLGLLPFMI, encoded by the coding sequence ATGAGCTTCGTtttacttctttttctcAAGGATCAGATATATAAAAGCAATTCGATTTCTTCGAAAAGTAATTTCTGTAATCAGGAACAACTTAGCTCTTCTAACTTATCTCCTTTAATCTGgaatattaaagaaagcACAACAATTCTGCACATTATCAGCAACAGTGCAAATAACCGTAAATTCAATATGCAAAACAAATTTCTTTTAGCTATTTTACTAGCTTCCCAATCTATGGCTACAGATATTGCTAGGCCTTTCCAAAAAAGAGATGTTGTCAATGAATGTTCCCAAAATTGTACTACCCAATTTACCACTGAATGTACCACTGATTACCACATTGAGACTTTCTTAAGCACATGGACTGGTTGTAAGAAAGATAAAGACGAGCCACAATGTACGGTACAAGGTGGTACTACTATTTGTCGTCCATGTAGTACTCTCCCAATGACCAGTTACGAAACTGTCCGAGCAACCGCTACGAGGTGTACAGCTAATGCTATTTCAGTATCATGTTCTGATATTTGcccatcatcttcttctgaagttccaccaccaccatctTCCTCTGAGGTTCCACCaccaccttcttcttctgaagttccaccaccaccatcttcttctgaggttccaccaccaccatcttcttctgaggttccaccaccaccatctTCCTCTGCGGTTCCACCaccatcatcttcttctgaagttccaccaccaccatctTCCTCTGAGGTTCCACCaccaccttcttcttctgaagttccaccaccaccatcGTCCTCTGAAGTTCCACCACCACCTTCTTCCTCTGAGGttccaccaccaccaccatctTCCTCAGTGATCccaccaccaccatcttcttctgaggttccaccaccaccatctTCCTCAGTGATcccaccaccaccaccaccttCCGTGACTCCTCCTGCTCCAATCACTAAGACTACAGCTACCGTCATCACCACGACAGAAACTACCACTGTATGTGAACCAGACAAACCATGTACACCAATAGTCACCACACGTACATTGACCAACATTGAAACCTTAACAGTTACTGACACTGAATGTACTACTAACCCACCATACACAACTACTGTAGTTACTGAATCTTCCACCAAGACAAAGATCATATCTGAATGTATTACTACCGAATGTATCGATGACCATTGTGACCATCAAACTACATACGTCACCACTATTACTTCAGTCGTcccaccaccaccacaaGTTGAAACACAAGAGTGTGAAACTATTACTTACATTACCACTGAAGATAACGAAATCAAGACCATCACCACTACATCTACTAAAGATGTTCAAACACAAGACTGCGTAACAACTACTTACTTATCTACTGAAGGTGATAAAGTTGTTACCATTGTCACAACTGTCCCAACTAAACCAACCAAGGGAACTGAGGCGGCATCTCCAGTTAAACCAACCAAGGGAACTGAAGCGGTATCTCCAGCTAAACCAACAAAAGATACCGATACTACTGTCattgaacaagaaaaaccACACTCGTCTTCTGTAACTAGTGCTAGTGAACCATCTCATACCGTTTCTGAATACGAAGGATCTGCTCATATTAAGAGTGTCCCATTCTTAGTCACCTTATTAGGTTTACTCCCATTCATGATTTAG
- the NDAI0F01230 gene encoding RecQ family ATP-dependent DNA helicase (similar to Saccharomyces cerevisiae SGS1 (YMR190C); ancestral locus Anc_6.278) — MIKKPSHNLRREHNYLKSNDILQKDKDLVLNVITSKRPLSPIRRRNTQIVEKKNGCEFEKSGIQKPAVKLSLDMVPDKYINSELCQLHVALIKALKDQSEYLLKTNSNQLSFDALEKDNSHTFCDLKAKIDLLEEQIRKLSTNIDPYTITTKALNPPTVPVIHKPLREKDLNKNFSTNIPRLDTPPFYEEEEELDPDDDPFYYNMQTELDIGNTNMRDTIITLPNMTQTYDEALNNNDIASDDDDDEIVESSDTDLPLEIKIVESSSSNKMVTESIPKSLYESTTKKDNHDSNHTTAVNAKANDDDDNDLWLRSFSAHEDDRSDISDAYNDGYGDHNINSDIEILGEESNEANATRNFPGEDSDIVDDHDDGFEYELGDSEIENFNDERENQTQLQWEDELDQDLEILDERNITPLKSPLNNDDHIEEIFEIEDDEDDVGLSIAETRTANVNEEEYRWTEEVYYRLRHTFKLPGFRPNQLEAINSTLIGKDVFVLMPTGGGKSLCYQLPAIVKSGKTKGTSIVISPLISLMQDQVEHLLDLNIKASMISSKGTTQQRKQTFSLFSQGKLDLIYISPEMIASSKQCKRVIKKLYQEGNLARIIVDEAHCVSSWGHDFRPDYKELYFFKSEYPKIPMMVLTATANEHVRQDIVTNLRLRNPVFLKQSFNRTNLFYEVLRKDKDSIDEMIDAIKYHFTEQSGIIYCHSKNSCEKVALQLQNNQIRCGYYHAGMDPDERMMIQRDWQRNKLQVICATVAFGMGIDKSDVRFIYHFTVPRTLEGYYQETGRAGRDGKPSYCIGYYSMKDVRAIQKMIQKDSSLDKISREKHFDKLQEVMKYCENIKECRRKLVLSYFNEEFDRNLCHENCDNCKKCQDVVSHMEDITMIAKDVITLVQSIENETVTSIYCQNLFKGSRTAKIIQAGHDNLEKHGTGKSINKAKIEKIFFHLISERILEEYSITNNGGYANCYVRTGVNSRKVINGLLKVKMELTELRPIPASTTEDNNDGTNSKVSKNSKSKPVFLEVLAEQGRHMKNTPVPINSVLFGNDARRPISSGSNNGEREEIIKQIRQHQFEPQFQTGFRQPRGSTRRKRNGSGGGYKRRKSWKGRSRR; from the coding sequence ATGATTAAGAAACCATCACATAATCTTCGAAGGGAACATAATTATCTCAAATCAAATGATATACTACAAAAGGATAAAGATTTGGTATTGAATGTTATCACATCGAAACGACCATTGAGTCCTATCAGAAGAAGGAACACTCAGATAGTGGAGAAAAAGAATGGTtgtgaatttgaaaaatctgGAATACAGAAACCTGCTGTCAAACTGTCATTAGATATGGTGCctgataaatatataaactcCGAACTCTGCCAACTGCATGTAGCACTAATTAAAGCATTAAAAGATCAGTCAGAATATTTACTTAAAACGAATAGTAACCaattatcatttgatgCATTAGAAAAGGACAACTCTCATACTTTTTGTGATCTTAAAGCAAAAATTGACTTGCTCGAAGAACAAATACGGAAATTGTCTACAAATATCGACCCTTATACCATTACAACCAAAGCTCTGAATCCACCTACAGTACCTGTCATTCACAAACCATTGAGGGAAAAAGACCTAAATAAAAACTTCTCAACAAATATACCTCGATTAGACACTCCTCCATTCtatgaagaagaggaagaattAGATCCGGATGATGACCCATTCTATTATAACATGCAGACAGAATTAGACATCGGAAACACAAATATGAGAGACACAATTATAACTCTCCCGAATATGACCCAAACTTATGATGAGGcacttaataataatgacattGCCAGTGATGAcgacgatgatgaaattgtGGAATCATCTGATACTGATTTACCATTAGAAATAAAGATAGTTGAATCTTCTTCGTCAAACAAAATGGTTACAGAAAGTATACCGAAAAGTTTATATGAATCAACTACAAAAAAAGACAATCACGATAGCAATCATACTACCGCTGTAAATGCGAAAgctaatgatgatgatgacaatGATCTCTGGCTACGATCTTTCTCTGCACATGAAGATGATAGAAGTGATATCTCAGATGCATATAATGACGGCTACGGTGACCATAATATTAATTCAGATATAGAAATCTTAGGAGAAGAATCGAATGAAGCAAACGCGACTAGGAACTTTCCAGGTGAGGACAGTgatattgttgatgatCATGATGATGGTTTTGAGTATGAGCTTGGTGATTCTGAAATAgaaaattttaatgatgaaagagaaaaccAAACACAATTGCAATGggaagatgaattagatCAAGATCTGGAGATTCTTGATGAGAGAAACATCACACCTCTGAAGTCTCCCCTTAATAATGACGACCATATCGAGGAGATATTTGAgattgaagatgatgaggatgacGTGGGTTTATCGATTGCTGAAACTAGAACTGCAAATGTCAATGAAGAGGAATACAGATGGACAGAGGAAGTTTATTATAGATTACGCCATACTTTTAAACTCCCTGGATTTAGACCGAATCAATTAGAAGCTATCAATTCTACACTTATAGGGAAAGATGTTTTCGTTTTAATGCCCACTGGCGGTGGGAAATCATTATGTTATCAATTACCTGCTATAGTTAAATCAGGTAAAACTAAAGGTACATCTATTGTCATTTCACCATTGATATCGTTAATGCAAGATCAAGTGGAACACTTGCtggatttgaatattaaagCGAGTATGATAAGTTCCAAAGGTACCACTCAACAACGGAAACAAACATTTAGTCTTTTCTCACAGGGGAAATTagatttaatatatatatcacCTGAAATGATTGCATCATCCAAACAATGTAAACGAGTCATTAAAAAACTGTATCAAGAGGGGAATTTAGCTAGAATAATTGTTGATGAAGCTCATTGTGTATCTAGTTGGGGTCACGATTTTAGACCAGattataaagaattatattttttcaagagTGAATATCCTAAAATTCCAATGATGGTACTAACTGCGACAGCAAATGAGCACGTTCGACAAGATATTGTAACGAATCTACGGTTAAGAAATCCAGTTTTTCTCAAACAAAGTTTTAATCGTACTAACTTGTTCTATGAAGTGTTGAGGAAGGATAAAGATTCTATTGATGAAATGATAGATGCAATTAAATATCACTTTACGGAACAGTCAGGAATCATTTATTGCCATTCTAAAAATTCCTGTGAAAAAGTTGCGTTACAATTGCAAAATAACCAAATCAGATGTGGATATTACCATGCGGGTATGGATCCCGATGAAAGAATGATGATTCAAAGAGATTGGCAACGTAATAAATTACAAGTGATATGTGCTACCGTTGCTTTTGGTATGGGTATTGATAAAAGTGATGTCAGATTTATTTATCACTTCACAGTACCAAGAACTTTGGAAGgttattatcaagaaacTGGACGTGCTGGTAGAGATGGTAAACCATCTTATTGTATCGGATATTATTCCATGAAGGATGTTAGAGCGATTCAAAAAATGATCCAAAAGGATAGTAGTCTTGATAAGATTAGCCGAGAGAAacattttgataaattacaagaagTGATGAAATATTGTGagaatattaaagaatgtCGAAGGAAGTTAGTCTTATCGTATTTTAATGAAGAGTTTGATAGAAATTTGTGTCACGAAAATTGTGATAACTGTAAGAAATGTCAAGATGTTGTTTCTCATATGGAAGATATAACCATGATTGCAAAGGATGTTATTACTTTAGTTCAAAGTATTGAGAATGAAACTGTAACATCTATATATTGTCAAAACTTATTCAAAGGATCACGTACTGCCAAGATCATTCAAGCAGGGCATGATAATTTAGAGAAACATGGGACAGGTAAAAGCATTAATAAGGCCAAGattgaaaagattttcTTCCATTTAATTTCTGAAAGAATTCTCGAGGAATATTCAATTACTAATAATGGTGGATATGCAAATTGCTATGTGAGAACCGGTGTTAATTCAAGGAAAGTCATTAATGGATTGTTGAAAGTAAAAATGGAACTCACTGAATTGAGACCCATTCCTGCATCGACTactgaagataataatgatggcACCAATAGTAAAGTGTCAAAGAATTCGAAATCCAAGCCTGTATTTTTAGAAGTCTTAGCAGAACAAGGTCGGCATATGAAGAATACCCCTGTTCCAATAAATTCAGTTCTTTTCGGTAATGATGCTAGGCGACCAATATCTAGTGGTAGTAATAACGGAGAAAGggaagaaataataaagcaAATACGACAGCATCAATTTGAGCCGCAATTTCAAACAGGGTTTCGTCAACCGAGAGGGTCAACGAGAAGGAAACGTAATGGATCTGGTGGTGGATATAAGAGGAGAAAGTCATGGAAAGGTCGAAGTAGGCGGTGA